One genomic segment of Actinoplanes ianthinogenes includes these proteins:
- a CDS encoding cytochrome P450 has translation MRRISMPGPPRTAALRMLMVMGRDRLGMMTGAAARYGDAAKLPVGPKTLYFFNHPDTAKHVLADNAGNYHKGIGLVHARRALGDGLLTSEGDLWRKQRKVIQPAFQSRRIAAQADIVAEEAVKLVARLRRHAGGEPVDMLQELTGLTLGVLGRTLLDADLTRFETVGDDFAAVQDQAMFELETLGAVPHWVPLPRQLRFRKARNNLGRTVDRLVADRGDASGDDVLSRLITSTAAEADPRVGRDRLRDELVTLLLAGHETTASTLSWTLHLIDRHPEVRERLRSEAVSVLGDRAPVFEDLHRLTYTSMVLEEAMRLFPPVWILPRKSLAADEVGGYFVPAGSDVLICPYTLHRHPEFWPEPDRFDPERFHPDRRGDRPRYAHIPFGAGPRFCVGNHLGLMEAAFVLTTLVRELDLTGVPGRAVVPEPMLSLRVRGGLPMTVAEAG, from the coding sequence ATGAGGCGGATCTCGATGCCGGGGCCGCCGCGCACCGCGGCCCTGCGCATGCTGATGGTGATGGGCCGGGACCGGCTCGGCATGATGACCGGCGCGGCGGCCCGCTACGGCGACGCGGCCAAGCTGCCGGTCGGCCCCAAGACGCTCTACTTCTTCAACCACCCGGACACCGCCAAGCACGTGCTGGCCGACAACGCCGGGAACTACCACAAGGGCATCGGCCTGGTGCACGCCCGCCGCGCGCTCGGCGACGGGCTGCTGACCAGCGAGGGCGACCTGTGGCGCAAGCAGCGCAAGGTGATCCAGCCGGCGTTCCAGAGCCGGCGGATCGCGGCACAGGCCGACATCGTCGCCGAGGAGGCGGTGAAGCTGGTGGCCCGGCTGCGCCGGCACGCCGGCGGCGAGCCGGTGGACATGCTCCAGGAGCTGACCGGGCTCACCCTCGGGGTGCTCGGCCGGACCCTGCTGGACGCGGACCTGACCCGGTTCGAGACCGTCGGCGACGACTTCGCCGCGGTGCAGGACCAGGCCATGTTCGAGCTGGAGACGCTGGGCGCGGTGCCGCACTGGGTGCCGCTGCCCCGGCAGCTGCGGTTCCGCAAGGCGCGCAACAATCTGGGCCGCACGGTCGACCGGCTGGTCGCCGACCGGGGTGACGCGAGCGGCGACGACGTGCTGTCCCGGCTGATCACCTCCACCGCGGCCGAGGCCGACCCGCGGGTGGGCCGGGACCGGCTGCGGGACGAGCTGGTCACGCTGCTGCTCGCCGGGCACGAGACGACGGCCAGCACGCTGAGCTGGACGCTGCACCTGATCGACCGGCACCCCGAGGTGCGCGAGCGGCTGCGGTCCGAGGCGGTGTCGGTGCTCGGTGACCGGGCGCCGGTCTTCGAGGACCTGCACCGGCTCACCTACACCTCGATGGTGCTGGAGGAGGCCATGCGCCTCTTCCCGCCGGTCTGGATCCTGCCGCGCAAGTCGCTGGCGGCCGACGAGGTCGGCGGCTACTTCGTGCCGGCCGGGTCGGACGTGCTGATCTGCCCCTACACGCTGCACCGGCACCCGGAGTTCTGGCCGGAGCCGGACCGCTTCGACCCGGAGCGGTTCCACCCGGACCGGCGCGGTGACCGGCCGCGGTACGCACACATCCCGTTCGGCGCCGGGCCCCGGTTCTGCGTCGGCAACCACCTGGGCCTGATGGAGGCCGCGTTCGTGCTGACCACGCTGGTGCGCGAGCTGGACCTGACCGGGGTGCCGGGACGGGCCGTGGTGCCGGAGCCGATGTTGTCGCTGCGGGTGCGCGGGGGTCTGCCGATGACCGTCGCTGAAGCCGGCTGA
- a CDS encoding flavin reductase family protein, with translation MSTREAPSFDSKALRRAFGTFATGVTVVTVGGAAPHGMTANSFTAVSLDPPLVLVCIEHNAVMHQALRDAGQFGVSVLAAGHAPVARYFADRRRPLGGEQFVPVDWHAGEHTGAPLITGALAHFECALWRSYDGGDHTIFLGRLLGMGGGTEDDALLFHRGRLCEADRKPTEVAA, from the coding sequence ATGAGCACCCGGGAGGCACCGTCCTTCGACTCGAAGGCCCTGCGCCGGGCGTTCGGCACCTTCGCCACCGGAGTGACCGTCGTGACGGTCGGTGGCGCGGCGCCGCACGGGATGACCGCGAACTCGTTCACCGCGGTCTCGCTCGACCCGCCACTGGTGCTGGTCTGCATCGAGCACAACGCGGTGATGCACCAAGCCCTGCGCGACGCCGGCCAGTTCGGCGTCTCGGTGCTGGCGGCCGGGCACGCCCCGGTCGCCAGGTACTTCGCCGACCGCCGGCGCCCGCTCGGCGGCGAGCAGTTCGTCCCGGTCGACTGGCACGCCGGGGAGCACACCGGCGCGCCGCTGATCACCGGGGCGCTGGCGCACTTCGAGTGCGCGCTGTGGCGCTCCTACGACGGCGGCGACCACACGATCTTCCTCGGCCGCCTGCTCGGCATGGGCGGCGGCACCGAGGACGACGCCCTGCTCTTCCACCGTGGCCGGCTGTGCGAGGCCGACCGCAAACCGACCGAGGTAGCGGCATGA
- a CDS encoding acyl-CoA thioesterase, with protein sequence MDKYYEYPHTVGFEETNIVGNVYYVNYLRWQGRCREMFLKTHAPDIVADLQNDLKLFTLKVDCEFFAEITAFDELSIRMRLVELGQTQIEFGFDYVRLDPGGGETLVARGMQRVACMRGPNTRTVPTRVPEGLAAALEPYMLAGAGLR encoded by the coding sequence ATGGACAAGTACTACGAGTACCCGCACACCGTCGGGTTCGAGGAGACCAACATCGTCGGGAACGTCTACTACGTCAACTACCTGCGCTGGCAGGGCCGTTGCCGGGAGATGTTCCTCAAGACCCACGCGCCGGACATCGTGGCCGACCTGCAGAACGACCTGAAGCTGTTCACCCTCAAGGTCGACTGTGAGTTCTTCGCCGAGATCACCGCGTTCGACGAGCTGTCCATCCGGATGCGGCTGGTCGAGCTCGGGCAGACGCAGATCGAGTTCGGCTTCGACTACGTGCGGCTCGACCCGGGCGGCGGCGAGACGCTGGTCGCCCGGGGCATGCAGCGGGTGGCCTGCATGCGCGGGCCGAACACCCGCACGGTGCCCACCCGGGTGCCCGAGGGCCTGGCCGCGGCGCTCGAACCGTACATGCTCGCCGGAGCGGGTCTCCGATGA